From a region of the Acanthochromis polyacanthus isolate Apoly-LR-REF ecotype Palm Island chromosome 3, KAUST_Apoly_ChrSc, whole genome shotgun sequence genome:
- the LOC110971716 gene encoding LOW QUALITY PROTEIN: GTPase IMAP family member 8-like (The sequence of the model RefSeq protein was modified relative to this genomic sequence to represent the inferred CDS: inserted 1 base in 1 codon) — MELHIKAEEPHLRIVLVGKTGVGKSATGNTLLXKKVFQSKLSSSSLTSECQKETAECGGQTLAVVDTPGLFDTSKSEEHVRNEIAKCMSYASPGPHVFLVVLQPGRFTKEEQDTVKIIQQMFGEKAAGYTMALFTHGDDLKDEEHTIEELIKENPALRQFVSQCRGGFHVFDNKDKDPGQVSELLKKINTMVQRNGGTYFTNDMFQEAERAIREELRLVLVGQEKVGKSSAANTILGKKEFGCRISSTPLTLSSRVVEGAVEGRWVSVVDTPGLFSSQLSPKEVKAELLAAVKLSSPGPHAFLLTLQLGRFTEEEQKGLQTLQNMLSSNISKHTMVLFTYGDRLEDTDVQQLIREDDNLQQLLKNCSGYCHVFNNRQMEDRRQVQRLLDKIDSISEGGHLNYRRTSESFIVRVGQGIRQRCLRLFSNFYHIIRSGETQREREETRGRERREDQGGKRRERKDGKRREEEEKRGLKAQAADTQSSSQTTITVIMSPDQEDLSHNI, encoded by the exons ATGGAACTACACATAA AAGCAGAGGAGCCTCACCTCCGGATTGTCCTTGTCGGGAAAACTGGAGTTGGGAAGAGTGCAACGGGAAACACACtct aaaaaaaggtttttcaGTCGAAACTTTCGTCTTCTTCACTGACATCCGAGTGTCAGAAGGAAACAGCAGAGTGTGGAGGTCAGACACTGGCCGTGGTCGATACTCCAGGCCTGTTTGACACCAGCAAGTCTGAGGAGCACGTGAGAAACGAGATCGCTAAATGCATGTCGTACGCTTCTCCTGGTCCTCATGTGTTCCTGGTGGTGCTCCAGCCGGGAAGATTCACCAAAGAAGAACAAGACACGGTGAAAATCATCCAGCAGATGTTTGGAGAGAAGGCAGCGGGGTACACCATGGCTTTGTTCACCCACGGAGATGATCTGAAGGATGAAGAACACACCATAGAGGAGCTTATCAAAGAGAATCCAGCTCTCCGTCAGTTCGTCAGTCAGTGCCGTGGAGGATTTCATGTGTTCGACAACAAAGACAAGGATCCAGGACAAGTGAGCGAGCTGCTGAAGAAGATCAACACCATGGTCCAGAGAAACGGAGGAACCTACTTCACCAATGACATGTTCCAAGAGGCTGAGCGGGCCATCAGAGAAGAG CTCAGACTGGTGCTGGTGGGTCAGGAGAAAGTGGGGAAGAGCTCAGCAGCAAACACCATCCTGGGAAAGAAGGAGTTTGGCTGCAGGATCAGCTCCACACCTCTGACTCTGAGCAGCAGGGTGGTAGAAGGTGCTGTTGAGGGCCGCTGGGTCTCGGTGGTGGACACTCCTGGACTGTTCAGCTCTCAGCTGTCTCCAAAGGAGGTGAAAGCAGAGCTGCTGGCAGCGGTGAAGCTGAGCTCTCCAGGTCCTCACGCCTTCCTCCTCACCCTCCAGCTGGGACGCTTCACCGAAGAAGAGCAGAAAGGCCTGCAGACCCTGCAGAACATGCTGAGTTCAAACATCTCCAAACACACCATGGTGCTGTTCACCTACGGAGACCGACTGGAAGACACCGACGTCCAGCAGCTCATCAGAGAAGACgacaacctgcagcagctgctgaagAACTGTAGCGGCTACTGCCATGTCTTCAACAACAgacagatggaggacaggaggcAGGTCCAACGTCTGCTGGACAAGATAGACTCCATCTCTGAGGGAGGACACTtgaactacaggagaacctctGAGAGCTTCATAGTCAGGGTTGGTCAGGGGATTCGCCAGAGATGTTTGAGGCTATTTAGCAACTTCTACCACATCATCAGAAGtggagagacacaaagagaacgGGAGGAGaccagaggaagagagagaagagaagatcAGGGGgggaagagaagagagaggaaggacggaaagagaagagaggaagaggagaaacg